The following proteins are co-located in the Clostridia bacterium genome:
- a CDS encoding HPr family phosphocarrier protein: MIIKEAVVNNKVGLHARPATFFIQKSNEFKGDIWIEKGDRRANAKSLLGVLSLGVLSGETVKISADGVDEKLAVDTLVDLIANGLQNC, encoded by the coding sequence ATGATCATCAAAGAAGCTGTTGTTAACAACAAAGTAGGACTGCACGCCAGACCGGCAACGTTTTTTATCCAGAAATCCAACGAATTCAAGGGCGACATCTGGATCGAGAAAGGCGACCGCCGCGCCAACGCCAAGAGTCTGCTCGGAGTGCTTTCGCTCGGTGTCCTCAGCGGAGAGACGGTGAAGATCAGCGCCGACGGAGTCGACGAAAAACTCGCCGTCGATACGCTCGTCGATCTCATCGCGAACGGGCTGCAGAACTGTTAG
- a CDS encoding NAD(P)/FAD-dependent oxidoreductase, which produces MKRVVIIGGGAAGLLCGYFAAKNGASALIVDKNARPGRKMMISGKGRCNLTNNCDVRRFMESVTKNASFLFSALYFLPPQRLMELVEASGLPLKTERGNRVFPRSDKAVDVVDAVYAMAKSAGCEYLNAEVKSLIVKNGAAVGVETSSGRIGADSVVVATGGASYTRTGSTGDGYRFAKEAGHTVEPIRPSLVPLVAAGGTAKRLMGLSLKNVALTLTEDGKDKPVFEDFGEMLFTHFGLSGPMVLSASAHMEQGKRYSVSVDLKPALTAEELSKRIARDFAANPNKDFANSLDDLLPKKMIPVIVDLSGIDPHKKVNSVTRDERAKLAALLKKLDFAVTGTRPVEEAIITSGGVNVKEIDPKTMESKLVKGLYFAGEVIDVDALTGGYNMHIAMATGALAGENAAK; this is translated from the coding sequence GTGAAACGCGTTGTGATAATCGGCGGGGGAGCCGCCGGACTGCTTTGCGGATACTTTGCCGCCAAAAACGGCGCTTCCGCGCTGATAGTCGATAAAAACGCCCGCCCCGGCAGGAAGATGATGATCTCCGGCAAGGGCAGGTGCAACCTTACGAACAACTGCGACGTACGCCGATTTATGGAAAGCGTGACGAAAAACGCCAGCTTTCTGTTTTCGGCGTTATATTTTTTGCCTCCGCAGCGTCTTATGGAACTTGTTGAGGCGTCCGGACTTCCTCTGAAAACCGAACGCGGCAACCGCGTTTTTCCGCGGAGCGATAAGGCGGTCGACGTCGTCGACGCCGTATACGCTATGGCGAAAAGCGCCGGGTGCGAATACCTGAACGCCGAGGTGAAATCGCTCATCGTCAAAAACGGCGCGGCGGTCGGAGTTGAGACCTCTTCCGGCAGGATCGGCGCAGACTCCGTCGTCGTCGCTACCGGCGGCGCGTCTTATACGCGCACGGGATCTACCGGCGACGGATACCGTTTCGCGAAAGAGGCGGGGCATACCGTCGAGCCGATACGCCCTTCGCTCGTACCTCTCGTTGCGGCCGGCGGCACGGCGAAACGCCTCATGGGGCTTTCGCTTAAAAACGTCGCTTTGACGTTGACTGAAGACGGAAAGGATAAGCCCGTGTTCGAGGACTTCGGCGAAATGCTATTCACGCACTTCGGACTCTCCGGCCCGATGGTTTTGTCCGCGTCCGCGCATATGGAGCAGGGGAAGCGCTATTCCGTCAGCGTCGACCTCAAGCCCGCGCTGACTGCCGAGGAACTGTCAAAGCGTATCGCGCGCGATTTCGCGGCGAATCCGAACAAAGACTTCGCGAACTCGCTCGACGATCTGCTTCCGAAAAAGATGATACCCGTTATCGTCGACCTTTCCGGCATAGATCCGCACAAAAAGGTCAATTCCGTTACGCGCGATGAGCGCGCGAAGCTGGCGGCGCTGCTGAAAAAGCTTGATTTCGCCGTAACGGGCACGCGTCCTGTCGAAGAAGCGATAATCACTTCCGGCGGCGTGAACGTCAAAGAGATAGATCCGAAAACGATGGAGTCGAAGCTCGTAAAGGGCTTGTATTTCGCGGGAGAAGTCATCGACGTCGACGCGCTGACCGGCGGATACAATATGCATATCGCCATGGCTACCGGAGCGCTTGCCGGTGAAAACGCCGCAAAATGA
- a CDS encoding site-2 protease family protein gives MISRFFEDPVMILITLPAVIIALTFHELAHAYTAVKLGDQTPAITGRLSINPLAHLDIMGFLCMVLTGFGWAKPVQVNPRNFNNPKRGMAVTAAAGPLSNVLQSFVCMFILALLAKFNVLAIYYGKGGFSGASFGDALLMVLGTIIYQMTYLNLYLAIFNLIPVPPLDGSRLVDVFLPGKVSYYYNRYGTYFQIGLFAVMMILIYTDVFNPIAWVAGKVWDLFYNIWFGIFGMA, from the coding sequence ATGATTTCGAGATTCTTTGAAGATCCGGTAATGATTCTGATAACGCTTCCGGCGGTTATCATCGCGTTGACGTTTCACGAATTAGCGCACGCGTATACCGCTGTAAAGCTCGGCGACCAGACGCCCGCCATAACCGGACGCTTGAGTATAAATCCGCTTGCCCATCTCGATATAATGGGCTTTCTCTGCATGGTTTTGACCGGATTCGGCTGGGCGAAGCCCGTTCAGGTTAATCCTCGAAACTTTAACAACCCGAAGCGCGGTATGGCGGTAACCGCGGCGGCCGGACCCCTTTCCAACGTGCTGCAGTCCTTCGTTTGTATGTTTATCCTCGCTCTTCTTGCGAAGTTTAATGTTCTTGCGATTTACTACGGAAAGGGCGGCTTTTCGGGCGCCTCGTTCGGGGACGCATTGCTGATGGTTTTGGGTACGATAATATATCAGATGACGTATTTGAATCTTTATCTCGCGATATTCAATCTGATACCGGTTCCGCCGCTTGACGGTTCTCGCCTTGTCGACGTTTTCCTTCCCGGTAAAGTATCGTATTACTACAACCGATACGGCACCTACTTCCAGATAGGTCTGTTTGCCGTGATGATGATTCTGATATACACCGACGTTTTCAATCCGATCGCGTGGGTCGCCGGCAAAGTTTGGGATTTGTTCTATAACATCTGGTTCGGCATATTCGGAATGGCGTAA